From the genome of Halomonas sp. MCCC 1A13316, one region includes:
- a CDS encoding response regulator transcription factor translates to MAKVLVVDDEPNIVLSLEFLMQQAGFEVDTAEDGEGALAKVDQSPPDLILLDISLPGISGFDVLEQLRQDARHARLPIIMLTAHGREVEREKGLALGADDYVTKPFSTQALVQKVKTLLAEGT, encoded by the coding sequence ATGGCCAAGGTGCTGGTGGTGGACGATGAGCCGAACATCGTCCTGTCGCTGGAGTTCCTGATGCAGCAGGCCGGTTTCGAGGTGGATACGGCCGAAGACGGCGAAGGCGCCCTGGCCAAGGTCGACCAGTCTCCCCCCGACCTGATCCTGCTCGATATCAGCCTGCCCGGCATCAGCGGCTTCGACGTGCTTGAACAGCTCCGCCAGGATGCACGCCACGCCAGGCTGCCCATCATCATGCTCACGGCCCATGGGCGCGAAGTGGAACGGGAAAAGGGATTGGCGCTCGGCGCCGATGATTATGTCACCAAGCCCTTCTCGACCCAGGCACTGGTACAGAAGGTCAAAACCCTGCTGGCCGAGGGCACCTGA
- a CDS encoding cory-CC-star protein: protein MNDDHDKLHGSRLERVGAWLSQARFFAEEIYSARYRGAIARARRDEDDLFMLLVFSEMMGVPNPAAYYTLELQPLLLERFHAWHRRMGMERSPLDHFRCC, encoded by the coding sequence ATGAACGACGATCATGACAAGTTGCATGGTTCTCGTCTCGAACGGGTTGGGGCCTGGCTGAGCCAGGCTCGTTTCTTCGCCGAGGAGATATACAGCGCGCGCTATCGCGGCGCCATCGCCCGGGCGAGGCGAGACGAGGATGACCTGTTCATGCTGTTGGTGTTCTCCGAGATGATGGGCGTGCCCAATCCGGCCGCCTATTACACGCTGGAGCTGCAGCCGCTGCTGCTGGAGCGCTTCCACGCGTGGCACCGACGCATGGGCATGGAGCGTTCGCCTTTGGATCATTTCAGGTGCTGCTAG
- a CDS encoding YdcF family protein: MTLLKTLLLPPTLNVLLVLLGLLLSPRRFLGALLILLGLFGLLLLATPMASHSLRQGLEPYTTPARTQLESAEAIVILGGGRDYTAPEFGWGDAPANPTWRRLAYGAYLHRQTELPLLVSGGRVHGEQAAEARLMAAALRDVFDVPVRWLEGESRSTAENARHSAEMLRADGIERVALVSQAWHLPRAVAEFEAQGLTVVPAPTEFTSPTPDGLSAWLPRAYHLNQSARALNEWLGRAALHLRSLLP, from the coding sequence ATGACGCTGCTCAAGACCCTGCTGTTGCCACCCACGCTCAACGTACTGTTGGTGCTGCTGGGATTGCTGTTAAGCCCCAGGCGATTCCTCGGCGCCCTGCTGATCCTGCTGGGGCTGTTCGGCCTGCTGCTGCTCGCCACGCCGATGGCCAGCCATTCTCTGCGCCAGGGGCTCGAGCCCTACACGACTCCGGCCCGCACCCAACTGGAGAGCGCCGAGGCGATTGTCATCCTCGGCGGCGGACGCGACTACACGGCGCCGGAATTCGGCTGGGGGGACGCCCCGGCGAATCCTACCTGGCGCCGGCTGGCCTATGGTGCCTACCTGCATCGCCAGACCGAATTGCCGTTGCTGGTCAGCGGCGGCCGAGTACATGGCGAACAAGCCGCCGAGGCGAGACTGATGGCAGCCGCCCTGCGTGATGTCTTCGACGTGCCGGTGCGCTGGTTGGAAGGCGAAAGCCGCAGCACCGCCGAGAATGCCCGTCACAGCGCCGAGATGCTGCGCGCCGACGGCATAGAGCGGGTCGCGCTGGTATCGCAGGCCTGGCATCTGCCACGGGCGGTGGCGGAATTCGAGGCTCAAGGCCTGACCGTCGTCCCCGCCCCCACCGAATTCACCAGCCCAACTCCCGATGGCCTATCTGCCTGGCTGCCGCGCGCCTATCACCTCAACCAGAGCGCGCGCGCCCTGAACGAGTGGCTGGGGCGCGCTGCGCTGCACCTGCGCAGCCTGCTGCCTTAG
- the nth gene encoding endonuclease III yields MNAQKRYEIFARLREHNPEPTTELNWSTPFELLTAVLLSAQATDVGVNKATARLFPVANTPQAIIDLGLDALKQQIKTIGLYNTKAENLMKTCRMLVEKHGGEVPRTRAELEALPGVGRKTANVILNTAFGDPTIAVDTHIFRVANRTRIAPGKNVNEVEQKLLRHVPKEFRRDAHHWLILHGRYTCVARKPRCGSCVIEDLCEYKEKVELG; encoded by the coding sequence ATGAACGCTCAGAAACGCTACGAGATATTTGCTCGCCTGCGCGAACACAACCCCGAGCCGACCACGGAGCTGAACTGGAGCACGCCGTTCGAGCTGCTCACTGCCGTGCTACTCTCTGCCCAGGCCACCGACGTGGGCGTGAACAAGGCCACCGCCCGGTTGTTTCCTGTCGCCAACACGCCCCAGGCCATCATCGATCTCGGCCTCGATGCCCTCAAGCAGCAGATCAAGACCATCGGGCTCTACAACACCAAGGCCGAGAATCTGATGAAGACCTGCCGCATGCTTGTCGAGAAGCATGGCGGGGAGGTGCCACGCACCCGAGCCGAGCTCGAAGCGTTGCCGGGTGTGGGGCGCAAGACCGCCAACGTGATCCTCAATACCGCCTTCGGCGACCCTACCATTGCCGTGGACACGCACATCTTTCGCGTTGCCAACCGCACCCGCATCGCCCCCGGGAAGAACGTGAACGAAGTCGAACAGAAACTGCTGCGCCACGTGCCCAAGGAGTTTCGCCGCGATGCGCACCATTGGCTGATCCTGCACGGCCGCTATACCTGCGTGGCACGCAAGCCGCGCTGTGGCAGCTGCGTGATCGAGGATCTCTGCGAGTACAAGGAAAAAGTGGAGCTTGGTTAG
- a CDS encoding CheR family methyltransferase has protein sequence MPTEGDVLDETQRHTLGRIFAQVRTRTGRDFSRYKRSTVMRRIQRRMQLLHTEDLQEYASLLSEKPEETRALADEFLITVTNFFRDREVFDTLEKDVIPTLFKGKGPEHQVRIWSVGCATGEEAYSLAMLLLEEAGRHDNPPGLQIFASDIHEDSLKSGRDGFYSGDIEIDVTPERVDRFFVKENGGFRVRKEVREVVVFAPHNLLGDPPFSKLDLITCRNVMIYLQREVQRDVVEVFHYALNPDGYLLLGSSETSDRSELFQVANKKYCLYRKRNVPTHDLHLPVFPLSHGRPAISGQVEKAEPEQRQTLSYGALHQQMVERYAPPSILINTDHTVVHFSENAGRYLVHPGGTPTSNLFKLIREELRLDLRAALVGIDKNGHAVRTKPIALRLEGDIRHVVVHFRPPEETKDQGLTLVIFEERTQEDIPRRLPAIHQEIGAPSQSLEEELDLNKQRLQAVIEEYETSQEEMKAANEELQSANEELRSAMEELETSKEELQSMNEELATVNQENRHKVEELSQLSSDLQNLLSATDIATIFLDRKFRILRFTPQVGTLFNIRTTDRGRPLSDLTHRLGYEQLLGDARQVLERLIPIDREVRDTEDRWYLTRVRPYRSSDDHIGGVVITFIDITERKNSELSLRESEERFRLLVDTSAQIVWSTAANGEIVEDSPSWRAYTGQTFQQFQGIGWTDAVAPEDRERVHALWRHAVATGEPLHTEFRILHAASGEYRWTEVRADALRAPDGTIRGWVGMNSDINEHKLAEQSLQEINETLEARVEERTLQVRQLASKLTMAEQEERRRVSQILHDNLQQLLYGLQMKTRMLEEKLEAAGHLELTEAVAGTHSWLQEAIETTRQLTVDLSPPILKNEGLADAIGWLKRQMQQLHSLEIELETLNPPVTSNENLRVLLFQVVRELLFNIKKHANVDRARVELDQADERILIRVSDSGQGFTSEVMEDRHGSGFGLVSVRERLRLLGGDMEINSAPGEGTTILIWVPATPSWQ, from the coding sequence ATGCCGACCGAAGGCGATGTGCTGGATGAAACACAACGACATACTCTGGGCAGGATTTTCGCCCAGGTGCGCACGCGCACCGGGCGCGACTTCAGCCGATACAAGCGCTCTACCGTGATGCGGCGTATCCAGCGACGCATGCAGCTGTTGCATACCGAGGATCTCCAGGAATATGCCAGCTTGCTGAGCGAGAAGCCGGAGGAGACTCGGGCCCTGGCGGATGAGTTCCTGATCACCGTGACCAACTTCTTCCGCGACCGGGAAGTCTTCGACACCCTGGAGAAGGATGTCATCCCCACCCTCTTCAAGGGCAAGGGGCCCGAACATCAGGTGCGTATCTGGTCGGTCGGCTGCGCTACGGGTGAAGAAGCCTACTCGCTGGCCATGCTGCTGTTGGAGGAGGCCGGCCGGCACGACAACCCGCCAGGCCTGCAGATCTTTGCTTCGGATATTCACGAGGATTCCCTCAAGTCCGGACGTGACGGCTTCTACTCGGGCGACATCGAGATCGATGTCACTCCCGAGCGAGTAGACCGCTTCTTCGTCAAGGAGAACGGAGGGTTCAGGGTTCGCAAGGAAGTGCGCGAGGTCGTGGTCTTTGCCCCCCACAATCTGCTCGGCGATCCCCCCTTCTCCAAACTCGACCTGATTACTTGCCGCAACGTGATGATCTACCTACAACGCGAGGTTCAACGCGATGTGGTCGAGGTCTTTCACTACGCCCTCAACCCTGATGGCTATCTGTTGCTTGGCTCCTCAGAGACATCAGACCGCTCCGAGCTTTTCCAGGTGGCGAACAAGAAATACTGCCTCTACCGCAAGCGCAACGTGCCGACACACGACCTGCACTTGCCGGTATTTCCCCTTTCCCACGGCCGCCCGGCCATATCGGGCCAAGTGGAAAAAGCCGAGCCTGAGCAACGACAGACGCTCTCCTATGGCGCGCTTCACCAGCAGATGGTCGAACGCTATGCCCCACCGAGCATTCTGATAAACACCGATCACACGGTCGTCCACTTCTCGGAAAATGCCGGCCGCTACCTCGTTCATCCCGGGGGCACTCCTACGTCGAACCTCTTCAAGCTGATACGTGAAGAGCTGCGCCTGGACCTGCGCGCAGCGCTGGTTGGGATCGACAAGAACGGCCATGCCGTGCGCACCAAGCCCATTGCCCTGCGCCTGGAGGGTGACATTCGCCATGTGGTGGTCCATTTCCGTCCTCCCGAAGAAACCAAGGACCAGGGCCTGACCCTGGTGATCTTCGAGGAGCGTACGCAAGAAGACATCCCACGCAGGTTGCCGGCAATCCATCAAGAAATTGGCGCACCGTCACAGTCGCTCGAAGAGGAACTGGATCTCAATAAACAGCGGCTGCAGGCGGTCATCGAGGAGTACGAGACCAGCCAGGAGGAGATGAAGGCAGCCAACGAGGAGCTTCAGTCGGCCAACGAGGAGCTGCGCTCGGCCATGGAGGAATTGGAAACCTCAAAGGAGGAGCTCCAATCGATGAACGAAGAGCTGGCGACGGTGAACCAGGAGAACCGCCACAAGGTGGAAGAGCTCAGCCAGCTTTCGAGCGATCTCCAGAACCTGCTCTCCGCTACCGATATTGCCACGATCTTCCTCGATCGGAAATTCCGTATCCTGCGCTTCACACCGCAGGTTGGAACGCTGTTCAACATTCGCACCACTGATCGGGGCCGGCCGCTCTCCGATCTTACCCACCGCCTGGGCTACGAACAATTGTTGGGTGATGCCCGGCAAGTGCTGGAGCGGCTGATACCCATCGATCGCGAGGTCAGAGATACCGAAGATCGCTGGTACCTTACCCGCGTTCGTCCCTACCGCAGTAGCGATGATCATATCGGTGGCGTGGTGATCACTTTCATTGACATCACCGAGCGCAAGAACTCCGAGTTGAGCCTGCGTGAAAGCGAGGAGCGCTTCCGCCTGCTCGTGGACACCTCGGCTCAGATCGTCTGGAGTACTGCTGCCAACGGCGAAATCGTCGAGGATTCTCCCTCCTGGCGAGCTTATACGGGACAGACTTTCCAACAATTCCAGGGCATCGGCTGGACCGATGCCGTCGCCCCCGAAGATCGCGAGCGGGTGCATGCCCTGTGGCGTCATGCAGTTGCCACGGGCGAGCCCCTGCATACCGAGTTTCGTATCTTACACGCCGCGAGCGGGGAGTATCGCTGGACGGAGGTGCGCGCAGATGCCCTGCGCGCGCCCGACGGCACGATTCGCGGCTGGGTGGGCATGAACAGCGACATCAACGAGCACAAGCTTGCCGAACAGTCGCTCCAGGAGATCAACGAGACCCTGGAGGCGCGGGTGGAAGAGCGGACCCTGCAGGTCCGTCAGTTGGCTTCGAAACTGACGATGGCGGAGCAAGAGGAACGCCGCCGCGTCTCCCAGATCCTGCACGACAACCTGCAGCAGCTGCTCTATGGCCTGCAGATGAAGACCCGCATGCTGGAAGAGAAGCTCGAGGCGGCGGGCCACCTGGAATTGACCGAAGCCGTTGCAGGAACACACTCTTGGCTACAGGAAGCCATCGAGACGACCCGACAGCTGACGGTCGATCTCAGCCCGCCAATACTCAAGAATGAAGGCTTGGCCGACGCCATCGGCTGGCTGAAGCGCCAGATGCAGCAATTGCACAGCCTGGAGATCGAACTCGAAACACTCAACCCGCCAGTTACGTCCAACGAAAACCTCCGGGTTCTGCTGTTCCAGGTGGTGCGTGAACTCCTCTTCAACATCAAGAAGCATGCCAATGTCGATCGGGCACGCGTCGAACTGGACCAGGCCGATGAACGTATCCTGATACGGGTCAGCGACTCGGGGCAGGGGTTCACCTCGGAGGTAATGGAAGACAGGCATGGTTCCGGATTCGGCCTCGTGAGCGTGCGTGAGCGGCTGCGGCTGCTGGGTGGAGACATGGAAATCAATTCGGCGCCAGGCGAAGGAACGACTATTCTCATATGGGTACCGGCAACGCCGTCTTGGCAGTAG
- a CDS encoding response regulator transcription factor: MDTTARILIVEDHSFMLAMLQEYIEQEEDFEVCGTFGSGEAALESLTENVPDFVIADLSLPGISGLELISSVKERYPSLPCAILSGHSERHYADQAMTAGAQGYLLKGDPDELPVAIRHMLQGQRYISPALHY; the protein is encoded by the coding sequence ATGGATACCACAGCGCGCATACTGATCGTCGAGGATCACTCCTTCATGCTGGCCATGCTGCAGGAGTACATTGAGCAGGAAGAGGATTTCGAAGTCTGTGGCACATTCGGCTCCGGCGAGGCCGCGCTGGAAAGCCTCACCGAGAACGTGCCCGACTTCGTGATCGCCGATCTCTCTCTTCCCGGTATCAGCGGACTGGAGTTGATCAGCTCGGTCAAGGAGCGCTATCCCTCCCTGCCCTGCGCCATTCTCTCGGGCCATAGCGAGCGGCATTATGCCGATCAGGCCATGACGGCCGGTGCCCAAGGCTACCTGCTCAAGGGCGATCCGGACGAACTGCCGGTGGCCATACGGCACATGCTGCAGGGCCAGCGCTACATCAGCCCAGCGCTGCACTACTGA
- a CDS encoding ArsA family ATPase: MKALLDKRLLWVGGKGGVGKTTVAASLAVLAAQRERRVLVVSTDPAHSLGDVFDRELGDAPRRLLPNLDAMEIDPDAEVDAHLARVTEQMRRYAAPEMMQELERQMRLTRQSPGTQEAALLERLSRIVTDDDAAYDLVIFDTAPTGHTLRLLTLPEAMAAWTDGLLAHNRKSEELGKVLSHLTPKQGRDVATPFDDPREDPLSGLDERTRDVARTLIERRRLFHRARRRIENAEESGFLFVMTPERLPILETVRAVQALEAVKVPVSGVVVNRVIPDDADGDFLRARREQERTYLARIDEQLAHLSRPRLPLLPSDVQGITALEALASRLERIGF; the protein is encoded by the coding sequence ATGAAAGCATTACTCGACAAACGCCTGCTCTGGGTCGGCGGCAAGGGAGGCGTGGGCAAGACCACGGTGGCGGCGTCGCTGGCCGTGCTGGCCGCGCAGCGCGAGCGGCGGGTGCTGGTGGTGTCCACCGACCCGGCCCATAGCCTGGGCGACGTGTTCGACCGGGAGCTGGGCGATGCGCCACGGCGCCTGCTGCCCAACCTGGACGCCATGGAGATCGACCCGGACGCCGAAGTCGATGCGCACTTGGCACGCGTCACCGAACAGATGCGGCGCTACGCCGCGCCGGAAATGATGCAGGAGCTGGAGCGCCAGATGCGCCTGACCCGCCAGTCGCCGGGCACTCAGGAAGCCGCATTGCTGGAGCGGCTGTCGCGCATCGTCACGGATGATGATGCAGCCTACGATCTGGTGATCTTCGATACTGCCCCCACCGGGCACACCCTGCGCCTGCTGACCCTGCCCGAAGCCATGGCGGCCTGGACCGACGGCTTGCTGGCGCACAATCGCAAGTCCGAGGAGCTGGGCAAGGTGCTCTCCCATCTGACGCCCAAGCAAGGCCGTGACGTCGCCACGCCCTTCGACGACCCCCGGGAGGACCCGCTCAGCGGTCTCGATGAGCGTACCCGCGACGTGGCACGCACCCTGATCGAGCGCCGGCGCCTGTTTCACCGTGCCCGGCGGCGCATCGAGAACGCCGAGGAGAGCGGCTTCCTGTTCGTGATGACACCCGAGCGGCTGCCGATTCTCGAGACGGTGCGGGCCGTGCAAGCGTTGGAGGCGGTCAAGGTCCCGGTGTCGGGGGTGGTGGTCAACCGGGTGATACCCGACGATGCCGACGGCGATTTCCTGCGTGCGCGGCGGGAGCAGGAGCGGACCTACCTGGCACGCATCGACGAGCAGCTCGCTCACCTGTCGCGACCGCGCCTGCCGCTGCTGCCGAGCGACGTGCAGGGCATCACGGCCCTGGAGGCGCTGGCTTCGCGACTGGAGCGTATCGGCTTCTAG
- a CDS encoding carboxysome shell carbonic anhydrase domain-containg protein has protein sequence MPLHDRPIGERIEALLALSREHADTFCSPSAWLARERYLANHPTRILVMKCMDGRIHLPHATRTPLGIITPFRNLGGIFHLGWPYLGEMLTDAVNEAIRGGSGVLLIISYHFSRGERARGCAGFACDAGAALAHAHEIRHQAERIFGRDHRHVYPLVCGFETDTDALIVHGDDDAMLDISELPPAEERDLERRVTRLCPDMPADIRRDLLPLLKGNLQHVDSLRGTAREFDIEHREWVICVGRGFDFLHLPNTALIVGPYSPDLSQPIGTAAGIIEANMKAGRIPDDGFLLLASTPYESIGVDRARAELKSGFLSEFAARVIAREHPRLAASMISRTAVVHWPSRRLELLDHA, from the coding sequence ATGCCATTGCACGACCGCCCCATCGGTGAGCGTATCGAGGCGCTACTCGCCCTCTCGCGTGAGCACGCCGACACTTTTTGCAGCCCCTCGGCATGGCTCGCTCGCGAACGCTACCTGGCCAACCACCCCACGCGGATCCTGGTCATGAAGTGCATGGACGGGCGCATCCACCTGCCCCATGCCACGCGCACGCCACTGGGTATCATCACCCCGTTCCGTAACCTTGGTGGCATCTTCCACCTGGGCTGGCCCTACCTCGGCGAGATGCTCACCGATGCCGTCAACGAAGCCATCCGTGGCGGTAGCGGCGTACTGTTGATCATCAGCTATCATTTCTCCCGCGGCGAGCGGGCGCGCGGCTGTGCCGGTTTCGCTTGCGACGCGGGTGCCGCCCTGGCCCATGCTCACGAAATACGCCACCAAGCCGAACGCATCTTTGGCCGCGACCATCGTCACGTCTACCCGCTGGTATGCGGCTTCGAAACCGATACCGATGCGCTCATCGTCCACGGCGACGACGACGCCATGCTCGACATCAGCGAACTGCCCCCTGCCGAGGAGCGCGATCTCGAGCGCCGTGTCACCCGCCTGTGCCCCGACATGCCGGCCGATATTCGCCGCGACCTGCTGCCATTGCTCAAGGGCAACCTGCAGCATGTCGACTCGCTGCGCGGCACCGCCCGAGAATTCGACATCGAGCATCGCGAATGGGTGATCTGCGTCGGGAGAGGCTTCGACTTCCTGCATCTGCCCAATACCGCCCTGATCGTGGGGCCCTACAGCCCTGACCTTTCCCAGCCCATCGGCACCGCGGCGGGAATCATCGAGGCCAACATGAAGGCGGGCCGCATCCCCGACGACGGCTTCCTGCTGCTGGCCTCGACCCCGTATGAGTCGATCGGCGTGGACCGCGCCCGCGCCGAACTGAAGTCGGGCTTTCTCTCCGAGTTCGCCGCCCGGGTCATCGCCCGGGAACACCCCAGGTTGGCGGCCAGCATGATATCGCGCACCGCTGTCGTTCATTGGCCCAGCCGCAGGCTGGAACTTCTCGATCACGCATGA
- a CDS encoding carbon starvation CstA family protein, producing the protein MSAIVLLVLGLAGMAAGYFLYSRFIATKIYRLDPDFTTPAHEFEDGVDFVPTNRFVLWGHHFTSVAGAAPIVGPAIAVIWGWLPAFLWVVLGTVFFAGVHDAGAIWASVRNKAKSVGALTGDVVGTRARSIFMIVIFLVLLMVNAVFAVVIAGLMMNFSSAVVPVWGAILVALIIGQLIYRRILSLAMVSILGVVALYALIFIGPSVPIQMPAEVGGLSGNAVWILILFGYAAIASMLPVWVLLQPRDYINGLQLFIGLIVLYGAIVLLNPSVVAPMVNGDLPAGTPSMLPLLFVTIACGAISGFHGLVSSGTTSKQLDKETDARFVGYFGAVGEGMLALAAILAATAGFASFADWQAVYTVFGAGGVNAFVEGGAYMIHNGLGLPEATAATLLTVMAALFAGTTMDTGLRLQRYIFQEWGAIYHQKWMTRNVPATLLAVGGCLLLAFGAGGADGTGGMIIWPLFGTTNQLLAGLTLLVVTVMLVRLRRPMWYTLAPLCFLLVMTIAALVIQLRTFFNEGNYFLLFVDIVVLIAAILVAMECASALKRSRADMARQE; encoded by the coding sequence ATGAGTGCTATCGTCCTGCTGGTGCTAGGTCTCGCCGGGATGGCGGCGGGGTATTTCCTCTACTCCCGTTTCATTGCCACGAAGATCTATCGCCTCGACCCGGATTTCACCACGCCCGCCCATGAGTTCGAGGATGGGGTCGATTTCGTGCCGACCAATCGATTCGTTCTCTGGGGGCATCACTTCACCTCGGTGGCAGGTGCCGCGCCCATCGTCGGGCCGGCCATCGCGGTTATCTGGGGTTGGCTGCCGGCCTTCCTGTGGGTCGTGCTTGGTACCGTGTTCTTTGCCGGTGTGCACGACGCCGGTGCCATCTGGGCCAGCGTGCGCAACAAGGCCAAATCGGTCGGCGCCTTGACCGGGGATGTCGTCGGCACCCGGGCGCGCAGCATCTTCATGATAGTCATCTTCCTCGTGCTGCTAATGGTGAATGCGGTCTTTGCCGTGGTCATCGCCGGACTGATGATGAACTTCTCCAGTGCCGTGGTGCCGGTGTGGGGCGCCATCCTGGTGGCGTTGATCATCGGTCAACTGATCTACCGCCGCATTCTGAGCCTGGCGATGGTGTCGATTCTCGGCGTCGTTGCGCTCTACGCCCTGATCTTCATCGGCCCGTCGGTACCGATCCAGATGCCGGCCGAAGTGGGTGGACTCTCGGGCAACGCCGTTTGGATCCTGATCCTGTTCGGCTATGCCGCCATTGCCTCGATGCTGCCGGTGTGGGTGCTGCTGCAACCGCGGGACTACATCAACGGCCTGCAGCTGTTCATCGGCCTGATCGTGCTCTACGGCGCCATCGTTCTGCTCAACCCCAGCGTGGTGGCGCCGATGGTCAACGGGGATTTGCCGGCAGGTACGCCATCGATGCTGCCGCTGCTGTTCGTCACCATCGCCTGCGGTGCCATTTCCGGCTTCCATGGCCTGGTTTCCTCCGGTACCACCTCCAAGCAGCTGGACAAGGAGACCGATGCCCGCTTCGTCGGCTACTTCGGTGCCGTCGGCGAGGGCATGCTGGCGCTTGCCGCCATCCTGGCCGCGACCGCCGGCTTTGCCAGCTTCGCCGATTGGCAGGCGGTCTATACCGTCTTCGGGGCCGGCGGCGTCAACGCCTTCGTCGAGGGCGGCGCCTACATGATCCACAACGGCCTGGGCCTGCCCGAAGCCACCGCGGCAACTCTGCTGACCGTGATGGCGGCGTTGTTCGCCGGTACCACCATGGATACCGGCCTGCGCCTGCAGCGCTATATCTTCCAGGAGTGGGGCGCGATCTATCACCAGAAGTGGATGACCCGCAACGTACCCGCCACGCTGCTCGCCGTAGGTGGCTGCCTGCTGCTGGCTTTCGGTGCCGGCGGGGCCGACGGCACCGGGGGCATGATCATCTGGCCGCTGTTCGGTACCACCAACCAGCTGCTGGCGGGCCTGACCCTGCTGGTCGTCACGGTGATGCTGGTGCGTCTGCGCCGTCCGATGTGGTACACACTGGCGCCGCTGTGCTTCCTGCTGGTGATGACCATCGCCGCGTTGGTCATCCAGTTGCGCACTTTCTTCAACGAGGGCAACTACTTCTTGCTGTTCGTGGATATCGTGGTGTTGATCGCCGCGATCCTGGTAGCGATGGAGTGCGCCTCGGCGCTGAAGCGTTCCCGGGCGGACATGGCCAGGCAGGAATGA